Below is a genomic region from Osmia bicornis bicornis chromosome 3, iOsmBic2.1, whole genome shotgun sequence.
AAAGCTCATTAgcatgtttaaaaataaagttaaaatatatgttttaaatgtttttctataataattaattgattaaataacaaaatctAAGTTATTTCTTATATAATATTACATAGCACAAAGGTGTACCATACTGTCATGTACCATGTTATGGAGCTCTTTTTGGACCACAATTGTTTGGTCATGGAACAAGAGTTGAATCACATACCAGTTTTGGAAAGAAGGAACCTCGGCCTTCGTTACCTCGGTacgaaatttgaaattttatgttaacaatatttattaaatgttttatattaatagaattttattatatttaggtCACACTTGGAATCCAAACTGAAAGTGTTCAACCAATATTATGAAGGCAAAAGCGGCGGAATAAGAAGTCGCGAGGTGAATGAAATTTACATCGCACGtttgtattaaagaaaatgcaAAGTAATAAGACAGTTATTTTTCACAGGTTAATGGAAGATTGATACTGGAAGGGGCGCTTCGAATTTATTGGGGTGTTCGCGGAGTAATTCATTTAAAAGAGGACGATGATCAACGTACAGTAGTCACAGCACGGAATCGAAATTCATGCAGACGTAGTGTTTCCGAtgtttgtatttattattatctcAGAAACTTGCTGAAAAAACTTTGCAAGTTCTcacattttctaaattcttaAAACAGAGTatagaagatgaagaaaaagaggagaatTCAGAGAAGGATACAGTTGAGCAAGATGTTGAAACTGAAGCAAAATCTGTCCCAACTTCTCCTGATCATCTTAAGAGTCTCACTTTACCAATGAAACTAGATGTTAAGAACATGGAATGGGATGAATTAGATGAGCTTCTTCAGGTTGTATATCGATTGTTTTACATAAACACGCAGTGGCGGCTCGCGTATAAGCACTGTGAAACTGCAGCACCCTCTATTTCCACTCGATATTATCgctaatatttaatataatgagtccttttttctttaattctttctttatacttGTACAATATATAATCCTTAAGCTTAATGTCAGTAGCTATCCTCCCAGTTTAtgaaaaagatacaaaaatctTTGTATGGAACTGTGCGCTTGACAGTTCCATCGGCGTGGTGTTTGACtgtgtgcgcatgcgcacataaGAAGCTGCGCGCGAGGTTGCGCGGGAGCACTGTCGCTCCCGTAGTGCcggttttttaaaataaaggCTACAAATTTTCTGGAGCAGCATCCCTACTAATTTTATCTACAAGCCGCCACTGTAAACACGTCTGctacttttttatattttggaaattcaattttttcagGTTGAACGCAAAGTTGAAgatggaaataaattatacCAAACAATGCCTGAGAATCTACCATCTATTAGTTCACAGACTAGTTCCGATGCACCGCTTTCCTCCCAATCCAGTTTGGATAGATCTGATTCCCGTGAAAATTCAGAGGCGAACAGCCCAAACCATCGTGGCAACGACAGCAGTGTAACTAGTACACCAACGCATAGTATAGGTAGCTCGTCCAGTACTGATACACCTGTTTACCATGGCACACCAAATCGTAATGGGACGCTTCGAAGGGTAGAATATTTTGATAGTCTGGAGAAAAATATGTCTGGTAATAGAACTATCAGCACCGACGATAGTTGGATAGAAAAAGGATTAAATCGTTCGATGTCCGGGCCTGATTGTCTTCAGAGACATCGAACTGATAGCGATACAGATTCTGTGAATTCACTTCAGTTCAGGGAAGATGATAACATGACGATGTCCACCGACAGTGGTTTAGAGGTATTCAATAATTATTCTGTATACCTTATCTCTTTCATTGTACATATTTGTGATGTATTTTAGCTGGATGGCGTTGTTTTGCGACGAAAACAAGGATCTACAGCTATCCGACGTCGTCCTGGAGGTCGACGACAATCTCGAAGCCGATTACGGCGTCGTTGTTCGATCAATGGACACTTCTACAACCGAGAAACCAGTTTCTTCACTCCGCCGCATGGGTCACAAATGTCCGTGTGGATTACCAGTTTAGTGAATACTCAAGAAGTTATCAATCTAATGTTAGATAAATATAAAGTGGATGCGAAACCTGACAACTTTGCTTTGTTTGTAGTTCGTGATAACGGCGGTGagttgaattaattattttactcaGGAAGCACCATTCATAAAtggttgttttatttttatagaacAAAGAAGATTGCGAGATGACGAATATCCTTTGGAGGTTCGTGTCGTATTGGGTCCACACGAAAACGTTGCACGGCTCTTTTTAGTAGATAAACTTTCGACACCGGAAATTAGCTCTGACGTTGCGCAGTTTCTTAATCTCTCTTTGGCGGAGTGTCACGGTATTCTGCAGCGTTATCATTACGAGGAAGAGCGTCagattcttttattaaaagaaaagtatGTCCTCTTAAAAatgtatacaatttttaataattaatactataatattacagtattgttttttttcttctatttttcagATACAAAGAAATGCGGCGAAGAATACGGCAAAGAATGGAAGAGTTAAAGGTTCGATTGTAGTTAGTATCcactatatcattatttttttattaattttcattaaaaaatccTTCCTTCTTTGTTTATACATATTGTTGTGCCGGTTAGTATCATGAACGCCTTTAACACATTGCATGGGCTCAATAACCATAACTCTAACGTTCTATTGCATCGTTGAAATTGTATTGGTCATTGACCTACAGTCGTGTCGTTCGCCCACTATTGAGCGGTCAATAGGGACAACAGTAAGAGAATTATTATTCATGAACCCACAGGTCTAGATGGCCTTGTTTGAGTTTATTACTCTTGGAACTGTCGGTTTAGGCTTTGTAGTCGCGTTGATCATCCACGCGCTCGTGAGTCATATCATAATTATGCGACGGATAAAAATGGCGGGAAACTTCATCAAATAGTGCAAGTGGCGCCACAAGTTCAGTTCTGACAACCCGTATGGGAATAAACCATTagtgtttttttttgtaatcCATTGGTGTTTTGTTATGTTCTTCGAAACTATCCGGCACGacaatataaattattcatcaAAATGTATCGTTGTAATCGTCTTAAAGGTATGtattgcaataacgatacatAATCTTTAATCTATGATATATCTGAACGTTCGAACGTATTAGAGGTTTATTACTATTTTTGtcgatatttttcaaacttgttgCATTCATCAATACCATTGGAAAACCAATTCCTATAAGCTTTCattttttcagtttttttaaatatacagcATGGCGTTTCAGAGTTAGCGGACTCTAtgtttgtatattttaaaataatcacCAAAGCGGAAAAAACATGTGGCGCCACTATAGGGAAAAACACCATCTGGTGTTGATGAGAAGAACTACAAATTGATGTATTTTTTGCGCTCTCTATTGGTAGAATAAAAAGGCTAATTTTTAGCACCAGACAGTAGATGGCGCTGAATATTTTCCGCGGTGGCggctttttaaaaattttattaatttaacattGGTTGATTCAGAAATGCAGCCTTGTACAAAAAAATGTCACTCTACACTTTCGATTCAGTTTTTCACGTAGATTCACTCCATTagaataaaaacattttatataacGTTACAAACTGAATAACTGAATAGTTTATTACTATTCGATAAGTTATTCATCTTTCCAATCAATTTAAACAAACTATCACCATCTTTTACAGGAATTAGTTTTTCAAAGCTAACTAATGCAATAAGTTTAAAAGAAAGAACTTGTAGCAGAGATCTCGTACGATTCGACCCCGAACCACTAATTTTATTGGAAAAGTGATTTACGTTCGAGCGTGCTACAAGCGATAACGTGCTAACACATTATAGCCTAAAGTCTAGTTGTTACATTATCCAgctttattcattatttcttcATGTTTTTGTTGCATTTATTCGTAGTCATTTGCGCGCAGCTACTATCGAATTACATTAGTGCAATTTAACTAGAAGTTCGTCTATTatctaatatacatattttttaagtCGACTGTTCATTAAGTAAGAGTCACGCGATCAGCCAAGCCATCGATTAAACATGATGTCTTCTAAATTGTTATTCGGTTATCCTTGCAAGTATAGCGTATCATTAGTATCATTGACAAAAGCAGCGAAATC
It encodes:
- the LOC114871149 gene encoding ras association domain-containing protein 4, whose amino-acid sequence is MWKCHKCGKPVYFAERKQSLGYDWHPECLRCEECGKRLNPGQHAEHKGVPYCHVPCYGALFGPQLFGHGTRVESHTSFGKKEPRPSLPRSHLESKLKVFNQYYEGKSGGIRSREVNGRLILEGALRIYWGVRGVIHLKEDDDQRTVVTARNRNSCRRSVSDSIEDEEKEENSEKDTVEQDVETEAKSVPTSPDHLKSLTLPMKLDVKNMEWDELDELLQVERKVEDGNKLYQTMPENLPSISSQTSSDAPLSSQSSLDRSDSRENSEANSPNHRGNDSSVTSTPTHSIGSSSSTDTPVYHGTPNRNGTLRRVEYFDSLEKNMSGNRTISTDDSWIEKGLNRSMSGPDCLQRHRTDSDTDSVNSLQFREDDNMTMSTDSGLELDGVVLRRKQGSTAIRRRPGGRRQSRSRLRRRCSINGHFYNRETSFFTPPHGSQMSVWITSLVNTQEVINLMLDKYKVDAKPDNFALFVVRDNGEQRRLRDDEYPLEVRVVLGPHENVARLFLVDKLSTPEISSDVAQFLNLSLAECHGILQRYHYEEERQILLLKEKYKEMRRRIRQRMEELKVRL